Genomic window (Alligator mississippiensis isolate rAllMis1 chromosome 7, rAllMis1, whole genome shotgun sequence):
CGGCCgtgctgccctgccagggccccgGGGACCGGGACACAGAGGCCCTGcagccgccctccctgcgctggcagggcccagggggccgCGAGCTGCTGCAGCTCAATGTGAcgaggggccaggggctgcaggatgTGCGGCTCGGGGCCTGGGGGGCCCTGTGGCTGCCCAACGTCTCTGCCGCAGACGCCGGCATCTACCGCTGCCAGCAGGGCTCGAACCCAGGCAGGAACCAGCCGGGCGCAGGCCTCCTGCTGCTCAACGTCGCAGAGAGCAGTGAGCCGTGGGGGCGAGGagggggagatggggcaggggctggggagggccgCGTGGAGGGGTCCatgctgagtgcaggggaaggTGGGGTCAGTGCTGTGGGGCTCCCCCTGACCCCGTGCCCTCCCCCAGAGGAGCTGTTTATGGCCGGGGCGCTGGGTGCCCAGGTCCggctgccctgccaggccaaCCTGAGCAGAGAGCACCCGCAATCCCACAAGCTCAGACATCTGTGGTACCGGGGCCGGGTCTGGGGCCGGGACAAGTCGTTGATGCTGCCGTCCAACCTGTACCGTTTGGAGGGCACGGACCTGCTGATCAAGGACCTGAAGGCGGAGCAGGCCGGCTGGtacagctgctggagcagcgCCTGGCTGGTGCACCTCACTGTGGGGGGTGAGACGGGGCGGGCACCAGGGTCCCCGGGAGGGCGGTGGGGCGGGGGCCGGATGCCTGGCTTCTCACGTGCCCCCTTGCAGACGCCCAGAACCTGACGGTGCCGGCGGGggcccccacccacctgccctgcctggaCCCCGCGGCCCTGCCCAGCGGCTGGACCCATGCCCATCTGTCCTGGTGGCGGGAGATGCTGAACAGGTCCCTAGTCATGGAGATGGCAGCCCGGCGGGACCCGCGCTACGGGCTGCGGCTGGACAGGGGCGTGGGGGCCGGCCTGGtcctgcccaaggcagagccAGGCGACGCCGGGACCTACAagtgctccaggggtggctggagcACGCAGGTGGAGCTGGCCGTGCTGCGCCTCCCAGGTGGGTGCCGGGGGCGGGAGGAGCCGGGGCTGGTACTGGGGTAagagcccaggcgtccgggctcccagccccactccgcTCCCCGACACGCTCAGCGCGCAGGGCTGGGGTACAGGCAGGCCTGGGGGGGCGGGCGCTGACCCCGTCCCCTCTGCCCATCTGCAGCCTGGTGGCGGCGCCTGGGCCGCCAGCACTGGGTCatagggggcacagggctggcctACCTCGTCCTCGGCCTGGTTGTCCTGCTCGTCTCCTGCCGGGTCCGGAGAGGTGAGCGGGCTGCGATGGGCAAGGccggggggttgtgggggcagggtggggtggggtggggagctgaagggggtgggggctccGGTGTtaggagctggggcctgggggcgggttgtggggggcaggagggctgtgCCCTGGCCCCGTCTCACCCCCTGCGCACCCGTTCCCAGCCCTGCGCAGCCGACGGCAAGGCAGACGTCTCGGGGACCGGGCCAAGAggtgacctgctggggggcaggatggggggagggctgggggcaaggacagagggcctgggagcaggtgggcctgggggctctggggcaaggacagggcccttggggggggcggggggccgtCCAGCTTCTCATCTCCCCCCTTGTATCCCCAGGAGGTTTTTCAAGGTGGCCGGGAACGGGgcgcctgccccctcccactacGGGAACATCCTGCCCCCCCCGGGAGCTGCCAAGGGTGAGTGACGCCCCCTGTCCCcggcccccaccccagagcccctcCCGACCGGCGGTCTGTGTCCCCCCAGGACAGGCGGAGGCAGCCCCCTACGAGAACATGGCGCCATCAGCGGGGGGCCGAGGGGAGCCACGGACCTTGGAGGGCCCCGTGAGCCCCGCGGAGGTGGACGGTGAGTGAGTCTCCCTGATCCGCGGGCTGGGCGGCATCAGCTTGGGATCAGTGCCCGCGGGGGCTGCGGCGTGGCATGGACGGGGAGGCTGGCGTGGGCCCAGTTCTGAGGCGCGGCAGCCGTACACGATGACTGGCGGGAGGTGGTGGCGTGGCCGGCTCGGGTACAGCACTGGGTTTCCCTGGACCGGGCTATGGGGACCCCCAAAACTGACTGCACGTCACCCCATCCCCCAcgcagaggaggaagaggaggagggctACGAGCACCCTGACAGCGACGACGGCTCTGCCGGTAACACACCCTccagcccagcaccctcccccccagccccaggttctGGGGTGATCCCCCAGACAACCCCTTTTCCCTCACAGACAGCGCCTGCTACGAGAACAGCACGGAGGAGGCCAAGGCCAATGAGAGCTGGAGCACTggtaatggggggtgggggaggtcccGGGACTGATACTCAGTGACTGGGGGGCCTGGGAAGTGAGTGGGAGGTCCCTGTGCGGGGGTGAGCATGGGGGGgttacccctgcccctcactcatCTGCACCCTGACCCCGCAGCTGCATCCCAGTACGCGAACACCCGCAAGGGACGCGCTGCCCCAGACCCCGACTCAGAAGGTAACAGGGGGCTCGGGGGTGGGGAGATCCTAGCAGGGGCCCAGGGGAGACAGACCCCCAAGACCCCACGCTGgtgcccaccagcccctgccacgagcccagcccagtgccccgTGGCAGCAGCCCCCGCTGCGTGGCTGACGCTCACCCCCCACAGACGTGTACGAGAACCCCCAGGAGACGGACGCCGCCCCGCTGAGCCCCGGCGCTGCCCGGCTGGTGACAGGTGACACTGGCAGGGCCGGGGGCCTTGGGATCATCCCCCAGCTGGGGGCCCTGGGGGCGGAGAGGCCTGGGTTCACTATGTGGGGCAtctcggacacctgggttcacccggtgcagggtggggcagaggggctaCCTGCTTCAGGTCCCCctgaagagagggagggaggggctggggctgttttggggccccctca
Coding sequences:
- the CD19 gene encoding B-lymphocyte antigen CD19 isoform X4, with product MPPHAPGAPGRFRVRHQLGRDGNARAEAETPEGEPERTELGRKSPNGAKRPKMCESAQTSPERPEPGRRALALVHLVPWPLLLATPLAAAVSWAASPLATSTESGTAVLPCQGPGDRDTEALQPPSLRWQGPGGRELLQLNVTRGQGLQDVRLGAWGALWLPNVSAADAGIYRCQQGSNPGRNQPGAGLLLLNVAESKELFMAGALGAQVRLPCQANLSREHPQSHKLRHLWYRGRVWGRDKSLMLPSNLYRLEGTDLLIKDLKAEQAGWYSCWSSAWLVHLTVGDAQNLTVPAGAPTHLPCLDPAALPSGWTHAHLSWWREMLNRSLVMEMAARRDPRYGLRLDRGVGAGLVLPKAEPGDAGTYKCSRGGWSTQVELAVLRLPAWWRRLGRQHWVIGGTGLAYLVLGLVVLLVSCRVRRALRSRRQGRRLGDRAKRRFFKVAGNGAPAPSHYGNILPPPGAAKGQAEAAPYENMAPSAGGRGEPRTLEGPVSPAEVDEEEEEEGYEHPDSDDGSADSACYENSTEEAKANESWSTAASQYANTRKGRAAPDPDSEDVYENPQETDAAPLSPGAARLVTDLRMLLLGVAEEQAPDRDHRQDGRSDGSAGSQPYEDMAGGVLYAAPARHPRLLLDRACEEDADSYENMEGGPEPTRGDAAGVNPTPWLGPQGLAWD
- the CD19 gene encoding B-lymphocyte antigen CD19 isoform X5; translation: MAPAVRCLPLLLLPLFLAPGGWGSPRAHGTAPQEAATRVNVTESGTAVLPCQGPGDRDTEALQPPSLRWQGPGGRELLQLNVTRGQGLQDVRLGAWGALWLPNVSAADAGIYRCQQGSNPGRNQPGAGLLLLNVAESKELFMAGALGAQVRLPCQANLSREHPQSHKLRHLWYRGRVWGRDKSLMLPSNLYRLEGTDLLIKDLKAEQAGWYSCWSSAWLVHLTVGDAQNLTVPAGAPTHLPCLDPAALPSGWTHAHLSWWREMLNRSLVMEMAARRDPRYGLRLDRGVGAGLVLPKAEPGDAGTYKCSRGGWSTQVELAVLRLPAWWRRLGRQHWVIGGTGLAYLVLGLVVLLVSCRVRRALRSRRQGRRLGDRAKRRFFKVAGNGAPAPSHYGNILPPPGAAKGQAEAAPYENMAPSAGGRGEPRTLEGPVSPAEVDEEEEEEGYEHPDSDDGSADSACYENSTEEAKANESWSTAASQYANTRKGRAAPDPDSEDVYENPQETDAAPLSPGAARLVTDLRMLLLGVAEEQAPDRDHRQDGRSDGSAGEGGRAVWRGAGRLPKSSDCPCDPQAPSPTKTWLGGCCTRLPPGTPACSSTVLVKKMPTPTKIWRGAQSPHVEMLPRESLSAPDRPSYKQRRPFRATCGGCTQRTSLPRG
- the CD19 gene encoding B-lymphocyte antigen CD19 isoform X1, whose protein sequence is MPPHAPGAPGRFRVRHQLGRDGNARAEAETPEGEPERTELGRKSPNGAKRPKMCESAQTSPERPEPGRRALALVHLVPWPLLLATPLAAAVSWAASPLATSTESGTAVLPCQGPGDRDTEALQPPSLRWQGPGGRELLQLNVTRGQGLQDVRLGAWGALWLPNVSAADAGIYRCQQGSNPGRNQPGAGLLLLNVAESKELFMAGALGAQVRLPCQANLSREHPQSHKLRHLWYRGRVWGRDKSLMLPSNLYRLEGTDLLIKDLKAEQAGWYSCWSSAWLVHLTVGDAQNLTVPAGAPTHLPCLDPAALPSGWTHAHLSWWREMLNRSLVMEMAARRDPRYGLRLDRGVGAGLVLPKAEPGDAGTYKCSRGGWSTQVELAVLRLPAWWRRLGRQHWVIGGTGLAYLVLGLVVLLVSCRVRRALRSRRQGRRLGDRAKRRFFKVAGNGAPAPSHYGNILPPPGAAKGQAEAAPYENMAPSAGGRGEPRTLEGPVSPAEVDEEEEEEGYEHPDSDDGSADSACYENSTEEAKANESWSTAASQYANTRKGRAAPDPDSEDVYENPQETDAAPLSPGAARLVTDLRMLLLGVAEEQAPDRDHRQDGRSDGSAGEGGRAVWRGAGRLPKSSDCPCDPQAPSPTKTWLGGCCTRLPPGTPACSSTVLVKKMPTPTKIWRGAQSPHVEMLPRESLSAPDRPSYKQRRPFRATCGGCTQRTSLPRG
- the CD19 gene encoding B-lymphocyte antigen CD19 isoform X3, translated to MPPHAPGAPGRFRVRHQLGRDGNARAEAETPEGEPERTELGRKSPNGAKRPKMCESAQTSPERPEPGRRALALVHLVPWPLLLATPLAAAVSWAASPLATSTESGTAVLPCQGPGDRDTEALQPPSLRWQGPGGRELLQLNVTRGQGLQDVRLGAWGALWLPNVSAADAGIYRCQQGSNPGRNQPGAGLLLLNVAESKELFMAGALGAQVRLPCQANLSREHPQSHKLRHLWYRGRVWGRDKSLMLPSNLYRLEGTDLLIKDLKAEQAGWYSCWSSAWLVHLTVGDAQNLTVPAGAPTHLPCLDPAALPSGWTHAHLSWWREMLNRSLVMEMAARRDPRYGLRLDRGVGAGLVLPKAEPGDAGTYKCSRGGWSTQVELAVLRLPAWWRRLGRQHWVIGGTGLAYLVLGLVVLLVSCRVRRALRSRRQGRRLGDRAKRRFFKVAGNGAPAPSHYGNILPPPGAAKGQAEAAPYENMAPSAGGRGEPRTLEGPVSPAEVDEEEEEEGYEHPDSDDGSADSACYENSTEEAKANESWSTAASQYANTRKGRAAPDPDSEDVYENPQETDAAPLSPGAARLVTDLRMLLLGVAEEQAPDRDHRQDGRSDGSAGSQPYEDMAGGVLYAAPARHPRLLLDRACEEDADSYENMEGGPEPTRGDAAPRVSVRTRSAELQTETAFPCHVWGLYPEDITATWLRRRASDGLEAQRTTEMGLSASP
- the CD19 gene encoding B-lymphocyte antigen CD19 isoform X6 → MPPHAPGAPGRFRVRHQLGRDGNARAEAETPEESGTAVLPCQGPGDRDTEALQPPSLRWQGPGGRELLQLNVTRGQGLQDVRLGAWGALWLPNVSAADAGIYRCQQGSNPGRNQPGAGLLLLNVAESKELFMAGALGAQVRLPCQANLSREHPQSHKLRHLWYRGRVWGRDKSLMLPSNLYRLEGTDLLIKDLKAEQAGWYSCWSSAWLVHLTVGDAQNLTVPAGAPTHLPCLDPAALPSGWTHAHLSWWREMLNRSLVMEMAARRDPRYGLRLDRGVGAGLVLPKAEPGDAGTYKCSRGGWSTQVELAVLRLPAWWRRLGRQHWVIGGTGLAYLVLGLVVLLVSCRVRRALRSRRQGRRLGDRAKRRFFKVAGNGAPAPSHYGNILPPPGAAKGQAEAAPYENMAPSAGGRGEPRTLEGPVSPAEVDEEEEEEGYEHPDSDDGSADSACYENSTEEAKANESWSTAASQYANTRKGRAAPDPDSEDVYENPQETDAAPLSPGAARLVTDLRMLLLGVAEEQAPDRDHRQDGRSDGSAGEGGRAVWRGAGRLPKSSDCPCDPQAPSPTKTWLGGCCTRLPPGTPACSSTVLVKKMPTPTKIWRGAQSPHVEMLPRESLSAPDRPSYKQRRPFRATCGGCTQRTSLPRG
- the CD19 gene encoding B-lymphocyte antigen CD19 isoform X2 is translated as MPPHAPGAPGRFRVRHQLGRDGNARAEAETPEGEPERTELGRKSPNGAKRPKMCESAQTSPERPEPGRRALALVHLVPWPLLLATPLAAAVSWAASPLATSTESGTAVLPCQGPGDRDTEALQPPSLRWQGPGGRELLQLNVTRGQGLQDVRLGAWGALWLPNVSAADAGIYRCQQGSNPGRNQPGAGLLLLNVAESKELFMAGALGAQVRLPCQANLSREHPQSHKLRHLWYRGRVWGRDKSLMLPSNLYRLEGTDLLIKDLKAEQAGWYSCWSSAWLVHLTVGDAQNLTVPAGAPTHLPCLDPAALPSGWTHAHLSWWREMLNRSLVMEMAARRDPRYGLRLDRGVGAGLVLPKAEPGDAGTYKCSRGGWSTQVELAVLRLPAWWRRLGRQHWVIGGTGLAYLVLGLVVLLVSCRVRRALRSRRQGRRLGDRAKRRFFKVAGNGAPAPSHYGNILPPPGAAKGQAEAAPYENMAPSAGGRGEPRTLEGPVSPAEVDEEEEEEGYEHPDSDDGSADSACYENSTEEAKANESWSTAASQYANTRKGRAAPDPDSEDVYENPQETDAAPLSPGAARLVTDLRMLLLGVAEEQAPDRDHRQDGRSDGSAGEGGRAVWRGAGRLPKSSDCPCDPQAPSPTKTWLGGCCTRLPPGTPACSSTVLVKKMPTPTKIWRGAQSPHVEMLLESTPRPGWDPRAWPGTRPWGPCHMDNTAGHPPA